Proteins from one Sphingomonas sp. HF-S4 genomic window:
- a CDS encoding tetratricopeptide repeat protein has protein sequence MTFVSKLALAAALTLGTSALGTAPAFAQKNKEAAGPELKVSDEFRKPAAAADVALKAKDLATADAQITAAEGLAKNDDEKFYSAQLRLQLELERKNEAGQIKALGVLASSPKVPADRAKLYGALYNYMLGDSLIKQKKPAEAIPALLKARELGSTEADLPVLLANAYSATGKATESIAEVNRAIEASKAAGRKPPADWYKFAIPRVNATGDRAAMADWLKRYIAEYPTVQNWRWAIQVFRQGSPAAAKNEKINLYRLMRATNALADRSDYNDYGFAAQQAGLPWEAVSVIDEGRKSGKVPASDAEVSRTYTASQAAVKSEGSLDGLAKQAASAKDGNAARQTADAFLASGNYARALELYDLSLQKGGVDAGEVNLNRGVALRALGRKDEARTAFQAVTGANANLALLWQASVDFPPLA, from the coding sequence ATGACGTTCGTTTCGAAGCTCGCGCTGGCTGCCGCGCTGACGCTGGGTACCTCGGCGCTGGGCACCGCGCCGGCGTTCGCGCAGAAGAACAAGGAAGCCGCCGGCCCCGAGCTCAAGGTCAGCGATGAATTTCGCAAGCCCGCCGCGGCAGCGGACGTTGCGCTCAAGGCGAAGGATCTCGCCACCGCCGATGCGCAGATCACTGCAGCCGAAGGGCTCGCCAAGAACGACGACGAAAAGTTCTACTCGGCGCAGCTTCGCCTGCAGCTCGAACTCGAGCGCAAGAACGAGGCAGGCCAGATTAAGGCGCTCGGCGTTCTTGCCAGCAGCCCGAAGGTGCCTGCCGACCGTGCGAAGCTCTACGGCGCCCTTTACAACTATATGCTCGGCGATTCGCTGATCAAGCAGAAGAAGCCCGCCGAGGCGATCCCGGCGCTGCTCAAGGCACGTGAGCTCGGTTCGACCGAGGCTGACCTGCCAGTGTTGCTAGCCAACGCCTATTCCGCGACGGGCAAAGCCACGGAATCGATCGCCGAAGTAAACCGCGCGATCGAAGCCAGCAAGGCTGCCGGGCGCAAGCCGCCGGCCGATTGGTACAAATTTGCGATCCCGCGCGTGAATGCCACCGGCGATCGCGCGGCGATGGCCGACTGGCTCAAGCGCTACATCGCCGAGTATCCGACGGTGCAGAACTGGCGCTGGGCGATCCAGGTGTTCCGCCAGGGCAGCCCGGCGGCCGCCAAGAACGAGAAGATCAACCTCTATCGCCTGATGCGCGCCACCAATGCGCTGGCCGATCGCAGTGATTACAACGACTATGGCTTCGCCGCGCAGCAGGCCGGGCTCCCCTGGGAAGCCGTGTCGGTGATCGACGAGGGGCGCAAGTCGGGCAAGGTTCCGGCTAGCGATGCCGAGGTAAGCCGCACCTACACGGCGTCGCAAGCCGCGGTGAAGTCGGAGGGTTCGCTCGACGGGCTCGCCAAGCAGGCGGCGTCGGCGAAGGACGGAAACGCCGCGCGGCAGACCGCCGATGCATTCCTCGCCTCGGGCAATTATGCCCGCGCACTCGAGCTCTATGATCTGTCGCTCCAAAAGGGCGGCGTCGATGCCGGTGAGGTCAACCTCAACCGTGGCGTCGCGTTGCGCGCGCTCGGCCGCAAGGACGAGGCCCGCACCGCGTTTCAGGCGGTCACAGGCGCGAACGCCAATCTGGCGCTGCTCTGGCAGGCTTCGGTGGACTTCCCGCCGCTCGCCTGA
- a CDS encoding Lrp/AsnC family transcriptional regulator, with translation MRFDEIDVRILGLLQDNGRMTNVELAERVGLTAPPCLRRVRALEQQGAISGYHAALDPAALGYNLTVFAMVSLKSQAESDLRAFEQLVADIAEVRECHMLNGEIDFILKIVAPDLQSFQQILTTKLTTAPNVEHVKTSLTIRTSKALPGVPVPGM, from the coding sequence ATGCGCTTCGACGAGATCGACGTGCGAATCCTGGGGTTGCTCCAGGATAATGGCCGGATGACCAATGTCGAATTGGCCGAGCGCGTCGGGCTCACTGCACCGCCCTGCCTGCGCCGCGTCCGCGCACTCGAGCAGCAGGGTGCGATCAGCGGCTATCACGCCGCGCTCGATCCCGCGGCGCTCGGCTACAACCTCACCGTGTTCGCGATGGTCAGCCTCAAGAGCCAGGCCGAAAGCGACCTGCGCGCCTTTGAGCAGCTCGTAGCGGACATTGCCGAGGTTCGCGAGTGCCACATGCTCAATGGCGAGATCGACTTTATCCTCAAGATCGTCGCGCCGGACCTGCAGAGCTTCCAGCAGATCCTGACCACCAAGCTCACCACCGCGCCCAATGTCGAGCACGTGAAGACGTCGCTGACGATCCGCACGTCGAAGGCGCTGCCCGGGGTTCCCGTTCCCGGGATGTGA